TCGCGCGAGCTGCTCATCGACTGGCTCGCCGCCGGCATCGATCCGCAGCGCGCCACGGTCTTCATCCAATCGCGCGTCCCCGACCATGCGATCCTGCACCTGCTGCTCTCGATGATGGTGCCGATCCCCTGGCTGGAGCGAAACCCCACCTACAAGGAGAAACAGGACGAGATCAAGGAGAAGGACCTCTCCACCTACGGTTTCCTCGGCTACCCGGTGCTGCAAGCCGCCGATATCTTGATCTACAAGCCGGACTTCGTCCCGGTGGGCAAGGACCAACTGCCGCATCTGGAACTGACGCGCGAGATCGCCCGCCGCTTCAACAGCCTCTACAAGCCGGTATTTCCCGAGCCGATGGAACACCTGACGAAGTTCCCCAAAGTGCTCGGCACCGACGGCCGCAAGATGAGCAAGAGCTACGGGAACACCATCAACCTCTCCGACGCCGAGCCGGTCGTGCGCCAGAAACTCAAAACCATGGTGACCGACCCGGCGCGGGTCAAACGCACGGACAAGGGCAATCCCGACATCTGCCCCGTCTACGACTTCCACAAGATCTATTCGACCACAGAGGTACAGGACCGCATCAATACCGAATGCCGCACCGCCGCGATCGGTTGCATCGACTGCAAGAAGCTCGTCGCCGACGCGATGGTGGAACGCCTCGTGCCGATTTGGGAGAACCGGGCCAAACTGACCGCCCAGCCGGATCAGGTCGAGGAAATCGCGCAGGAAGGCAGCAAACGCGCCGCGAAAATCGCACATCAGACGCTGGAAGAAGTGAAAGAGGCTATGAAGATTTGAGCCTTATCAGATCGCCCTCGACATTTCATTTCTCTTATGGGCACGCCTCGCTCACCGAGAACTCTCACGCTCGACACAAACTTCCTACTTGATAAAGCGACAAATCGCACAGGCGCAGACCTTTTTGATCGGCTCATCGATCTGACAAAATTGGGACATTTCAAGCTCTACTATTCAGGCACCACCGATTTTGAAGATAAGACAGGGGAAATAATGCGGCTAGTAATAAAATTGGTGGGCGAGAGTCTGATTCACGAAGCAACGTAGGCACTGGACTGGACTTTATCCCTGGCAGCCCAGGCCTGCATCGTGTTCAGGATAAGGACATCGATGATCTAGTGGAAACGATTTGGCCAAACGCGCAGCTACTTGGACGCAGCTATGAAAGCAAGAGAGGGGATGCCTGCCATCTGATGGCGCACAAACTCAATAAACGCGATGTTTTTTTGACCAAGGACTCGGAATTATTGCGAAAAAGACAAACCATTTTAGACAAATTAGGCGTGACAGTCATGAGTCCACAGGAAATCTTAACCACCTAGCTCACTTTCTCATCGCATTTTCTCCCCCCCACCCTCCCCACGAAGGCTGGGCAGAAGACTAAGCCGCCGATCACCCGAGGGGGCGGAACACAACTTGCCGCAGGCCGCGTCCCAAGTTCTTCACCCTACAGGCTGCTCAAAATGGCCCCTTCACACCCACCCAACCCCAGGCACGCCAAGACGTGTCTTTCTACCCGTGGCGAGGCCGCAGGGCGTGAGGACCCCGAGGAGGTACATACCAAGCTTCGCTTGATCCGCTCGCTTCGATCACATGCGAGCGGATAGGTACTTTGCCTTCAGCTTTGCCGTTCCGTTCGTTGAGGGGTTCGAGCGCCCGAGAACAAAGTTGGGGGACATTTTCAGCAGCCTGAAACGGCTTGACTTCGGCTGCCCGCCTGAGTAACATTCACCCCTCCTGCCGGTCGGAATTCGGCCGGCATTTTTCTTTCATGGAGATTGGAACGGACCATGGCTATTCGTATTGGAATCAACGGGTTCGGCCGGATCGGGCGGAACGTCTTCCGCGCCTCGCTCAACGACCCGCAATTGGAATTTGTCGCGATCAACGACCTGACGGACGCCAAGACGCTCGCGTACCTGCTCAAGTACGATTCGGTGCACGGCACGCTGGACGCGGACGTCCACCCCAGCGACGGCGAACTGGTGGTGAACGGCAAGTCGATCAAGATTCTGGCCGTCAAGGACCCGAAGGAGCTGCCCTGGAAGGAATTGAACGTGGACCTGGTCGTAGAGTCCACCGGCCGCTTCACGGACCGCGAGGGCGCGGGCAAGCACCTGTCCGCCGGCGCCAAGCGGGTGATCATCTCGGCCCCCGCCAAGGACGCGGACGTGACCGTGGTGTTGGGCGTGAACGAGAACACCTATGACCCGGCCAAGCACCACGTCATCTCGAACGCCTCCTGCACGACCAACTGCCTGGCGCCGGTGGCGAAAGTGCTGTTGGAAAACTTCGGCATCAAGCACGGGATCATGACCACGATTCACTCCTATACCAACGATCAGCAGCTCCTAGACCTGCCCCACAAGGATCTGCGGCGCGCGCGGGCGGCGGCGCTCTCGATGATCCCGACCAGCACCGGCGCGGCCAAGGCGCTGCATCTGGTCCTGCCGCAACTCAAGGGCAAGCTGGACGGCATGGCGATCCGCGTCCCCACGCCCAACGTGTCGGTCGTGGACCTGACCGTGGAAACGGAGAAGGACTGCGACCTGGCCTCGGTGAACGCCGCGTTCCGGACGGCGGCGGGAGGGCCCTTGAAGGGCATCTTGAAATATTCCGAGGCGCCGATCGTGTCCACGGACCAGAACGGCGATTCCCACTCGGCCACCTTCGACGCGCCCTTGACTACCATCATGGACCATCGCATGGTGAAGGTGATCGCCTGGTACGACAACGAGTGGGCCTATTCCTGCCGCGTCAGAGATCTCATCAAATTCGTGGCTGCGAAGGGCTGAGGCCCACCGCCAGGATACAACGCACGCCATGAACCTGCAC
The sequence above is drawn from the Nitrospirota bacterium genome and encodes:
- the gap gene encoding type I glyceraldehyde-3-phosphate dehydrogenase translates to MAIRIGINGFGRIGRNVFRASLNDPQLEFVAINDLTDAKTLAYLLKYDSVHGTLDADVHPSDGELVVNGKSIKILAVKDPKELPWKELNVDLVVESTGRFTDREGAGKHLSAGAKRVIISAPAKDADVTVVLGVNENTYDPAKHHVISNASCTTNCLAPVAKVLLENFGIKHGIMTTIHSYTNDQQLLDLPHKDLRRARAAALSMIPTSTGAAKALHLVLPQLKGKLDGMAIRVPTPNVSVVDLTVETEKDCDLASVNAAFRTAAGGPLKGILKYSEAPIVSTDQNGDSHSATFDAPLTTIMDHRMVKVIAWYDNEWAYSCRVRDLIKFVAAKG
- the trpS gene encoding tryptophan--tRNA ligase → SRELLIDWLAAGIDPQRATVFIQSRVPDHAILHLLLSMMVPIPWLERNPTYKEKQDEIKEKDLSTYGFLGYPVLQAADILIYKPDFVPVGKDQLPHLELTREIARRFNSLYKPVFPEPMEHLTKFPKVLGTDGRKMSKSYGNTINLSDAEPVVRQKLKTMVTDPARVKRTDKGNPDICPVYDFHKIYSTTEVQDRINTECRTAAIGCIDCKKLVADAMVERLVPIWENRAKLTAQPDQVEEIAQEGSKRAAKIAHQTLEEVKEAMKI